The proteins below come from a single Candidatus Aminicenantes bacterium genomic window:
- a CDS encoding transglycosylase domain-containing protein, protein MRMKKISLPAFAPRTKRTLRIGARVLLGAMLAVSVLFFSLRNVILNDVLDKKIGTYLEQHQRAVCTVGMAKFYGLDRVVIENIRLRSSAGTIAVNLRSCSIKLGLWNLLLGSLRPEVLQIDDLRIRFQPGGRQYPGPSGPANGKEPRPRPSRKPAFSAQVQSLLQLIFRYIPDTLRINRFTFSSDIDHIRQTFHVPQFVVQTPAFATLVEIQSRGKTWACRLDGNIDRKKKELSVRLAPLHPDEKIFLPFIDRQWGIRVSLGLAEISLRSGGLHRGELQLQGVLAVNGLTLNHPRIAVEDVNLQNAALDYVLRIGTDCLELDERTQVQFNRLAFHPYLKFTARPTEQLTLRLKRTAFKADDLFGSLPAGLFSRLAGIRTSGELSYEFDFFIDFTRPGDLSLHSDLQRSAFRIERFGRVDFSACAAPFMYTAYEKNRAVRSFMVGSENPDFRSLDQFPPFLKNAVLISEDGAFFGHKGFLLGPFKESIAANIREKRFVRGASTISMQLVKNLFLKKDKTIARKLEEMLITWLIEEKRLLSKERMYEIYLNIIEWGPLVYGATEAARFYFDKDVAKLTLAEAIFMASIIPRPKRFMYWFGDDQRLRPWLQAYYSDVSTKMLARGMIGQQDFDTLLSDIRLKGPARFLLKGGETLPAEELWPDEETPD, encoded by the coding sequence AACCTACTTGGAGCAGCATCAACGGGCCGTCTGTACCGTCGGCATGGCCAAGTTTTACGGGCTCGACCGGGTGGTGATCGAAAACATCCGCCTGCGCAGTTCCGCCGGGACAATCGCCGTAAACCTCAGGTCATGTTCCATCAAGCTGGGCTTGTGGAACCTATTGCTCGGCTCCCTGCGCCCCGAGGTTCTTCAGATCGACGATCTCAGGATCCGTTTCCAGCCGGGGGGCAGGCAATATCCGGGGCCAAGCGGACCGGCCAACGGCAAGGAGCCCCGTCCGCGTCCAAGCCGGAAGCCGGCTTTTTCCGCCCAGGTCCAATCGCTGCTCCAGCTCATTTTCAGGTACATCCCCGACACCCTGCGCATCAATCGCTTCACCTTCAGTTCCGACATCGACCATATCCGGCAGACGTTTCATGTTCCCCAGTTTGTTGTTCAAACGCCCGCTTTCGCGACCCTGGTGGAGATCCAGAGCCGGGGAAAGACCTGGGCATGCCGCCTGGATGGAAATATCGACCGGAAAAAGAAAGAGCTGTCCGTGCGCCTGGCGCCGCTGCACCCCGATGAAAAGATCTTCCTGCCGTTCATCGATCGGCAGTGGGGGATACGCGTCAGCCTGGGCCTGGCCGAGATCAGCCTGAGAAGCGGCGGCCTGCACCGGGGTGAGCTGCAGCTGCAGGGCGTGCTGGCGGTCAATGGCCTGACGCTGAACCATCCGCGCATCGCCGTTGAGGACGTCAACCTGCAGAACGCCGCCCTTGATTATGTCTTGCGCATCGGCACCGATTGCCTCGAGCTGGATGAGCGGACCCAGGTCCAGTTCAACCGCCTCGCCTTCCATCCTTACCTCAAATTCACCGCCCGACCGACCGAACAACTGACCCTGAGGCTCAAGCGGACGGCCTTTAAGGCGGACGATCTTTTCGGCTCGCTGCCGGCCGGGCTGTTCAGCAGGCTCGCCGGCATCCGCACCAGCGGGGAGCTCTCCTATGAATTCGACTTTTTCATCGATTTCACCCGCCCCGGCGATCTCAGCCTGCATTCGGATCTGCAGAGATCGGCCTTTAGGATCGAGCGCTTCGGCCGCGTCGATTTCAGCGCTTGCGCCGCCCCGTTCATGTACACCGCCTATGAAAAAAACCGGGCCGTGAGGTCGTTCATGGTCGGGTCCGAGAATCCGGATTTTCGCAGCCTCGACCAATTCCCGCCTTTCCTGAAGAATGCGGTCCTGATCTCCGAAGACGGCGCTTTTTTCGGGCATAAGGGCTTTTTGCTCGGGCCTTTCAAGGAATCCATCGCCGCCAACATCAGGGAAAAGCGTTTCGTCAGGGGCGCCAGCACCATCTCCATGCAGCTGGTCAAGAACCTCTTCCTCAAAAAGGACAAAACCATCGCGCGCAAGCTCGAAGAGATGCTCATCACCTGGCTGATCGAGGAGAAGCGGCTGCTGAGCAAGGAGCGCATGTACGAGATTTACTTGAACATCATCGAGTGGGGACCGCTGGTTTACGGGGCGACCGAGGCGGCGCGTTTTTATTTCGACAAGGATGTCGCCAAACTGACCCTGGCCGAGGCGATTTTCATGGCCAGCATCATCCCGCGCCCCAAGCGCTTCATGTACTGGTTCGGCGACGACCAGCGCCTGCGCCCGTGGCTGCAGGCTTATTACAGCGACGTCTCCACCAAGATGCTCGCGCGCGGGATGATCGGTCAGCAGGATTTCGACACGCTGCTTTCCGATATCCGCTTGAAAGGCCCGGCCCGTTTTCTCCTGAAAGGCGGCGAAACCCTGCCGGCGGAAGAGCTCTGGCCTGACGAGGAGACCCCGGACTGA